In Lolium rigidum isolate FL_2022 chromosome 3, APGP_CSIRO_Lrig_0.1, whole genome shotgun sequence, the genomic window tacttccaagagaGTTTGTTATTTGCGCATCTTATCAGTCGGACGGAGACGCCGTCTGTTGCGAGTAATTCATTGTTGGTCATTTGCACGAATACATTGGCGTCGTGTGGTGCTGCTATCCTGGCACCAATATATCAGCCGGATATGTCTATATGTATAGATCGTCCCTATTGGAGTGCATAGATCTGTGTATCAGGTACCAACATATCATCCTCCACGATCCATCACATGAGGTGCTCGCTCGCCTGAAGTTTCATGCTAGCCGTCAATGCCGGCAGATTGGTTCACTAGTGTCGTCTTGTACTGCCCGTGTCATCACCAGCTCCTGCTCGTTCCCCGGTTATCTTCACAATCTTGCAGGGCATACATCGTCACTGGATGGTAGAAAggtaaaacaaagaaaaatagttTTCTCTGACCAGATCGATCGTGACTATCATAGTTGCAATAAAGATAACACATTCTATAAGCACAATGTTTTTGTTTCCAGAGAGTTCCGGCTTTATTGGTCATATGAATAACCAGCAGGATACAACATTTTAGTTGTGGGTAGCGCATCAATGTAACATGGACGGTAAGGAAATGCACGACTGATTTTGGCAGGGTGCATCCAATATAGATCTTGCAGTCTTGAGGTCTTTAGATGGTATGCCATGATCTGACCCTCGTAATCGAGAAGGATCACATCCTTGTAAGGATGCAACCCTACGATCCCGTAGTACTCATGCTCATACTTCAGTGGGTCTTGATGGTAGTCATAATTTTCACTCAAGAAGTTGTAGTCGTTGGAGTTCCAAGAGCACTCCGAACTGTCTATGCTTTCGACATCTTCATCTCCGTCCTTGTTTGTATCTCCTTCACCATGATTGTTTTCATCAACATCATCGGCCGTGTCGCCCATGCTATCCTCTTCATGGATGAATTCTTGTACACAATCACCAACCTCATCGACTTTTTCGCCTTGGCCAATTTCCACATCGTAGATGCTTTCCTGAATATTATGGTGCTGAAATAAGCTGACTGTTGATTTCTTGCTTTGGACCGCCCACCATAGCGCAACTTTTGTTTCATCCTCAAAACATAGGTCATCTATTTGGGTAGCATACGTCTTAAGGTCAGCCGCATGTTCCATTATCCACGCTAGCTGACCATCCGCCGATTTTGTCAGTATCCATACCTGAAGTTCATACTTGTCGTGTGCAACATAGTGAACCCCTCTCTCGTAGCTCGCCAAGACACGCACATGTGGCAGCTCTTGCCTGTAGCTACACCTAAATGTTTTGTCATTATAGGCTTTCCCAGGAACTTGGACCATGTCGTACACCCCCTCCGAGGTGCGAAGGATCAAAAGGAGACCGTTAATGCAGTGTACATAGAGGGACCCCCGCCAGTATTCAGCTGACTTCCATATTTGTTCAGAGTGACCGTGTGGCGCAATCACCGCGTTGTAGAGGTGTCTGGGGGCGCAAGGCCCGGGCACAAACTCTCGTCTCGCCCACCGGCCAGTACGTGACGAGAACACCAATACAGAAACTAGCGCATGGCCAGGATCCTCATCCCGTGGCTCATGGACATGCAGTTCTTGTAGTTGCTCAGGTGGTGGAACCCCTCTTTGCTGCGGTGACGTCTGTGATTCCTCGTCGTGTGCAGAACCCAAATGTCCCTTGACATATGTTTGCTGCCCTAGGTCTTCTTCGAATAGTTGCTCTTCTCTGAAGTATTTGGGAAAGAGGAACACCTCATGGTGCCGCGACACGCCTGGGTCGAAAGCGAGGAACATGGCCTAGTGGTCCGGCCATGGCTCCTCCTCGGACGGCCGCTGCAGTCGAGCACACCGTACCGTCGCCGGGTTGCACACATAGTAATCTTTTCGAGCCGAACCGAAGTCGCCCTCGAGGAGGAGCAGGCCGTTGCAGTGGTCCATCACAGAGGCCCAGTCGTGCCGAAAGGTAGGGAACCGGAAGACGggctcgccgccggcgccacgGAGCCGCCCCGACCGTGACTTCCATGGGCTGAAGAAGGAGGACTTGGCGCCGTGTACAGTCCCCATATCTGACGCAAAGTCTTTCTGGTACTGCAAGGCAACCTTGTGTTCCGACCAGAAGTTGTTGGTGAAGACGCCGGGGAAGGCGCCAGCCcgagggaagaagtaggggaggaGAAGGCTGTgggcgtcgacggcggcgcgCCAGGAGCGGCAAACGCGCCGGGATTCGACGAGAGCGCCGCACGGGAGGCGGCTGAGGATGTCGAGGAGCACGTCGTAGGGCAAGCGGTCACCGTCGTTGGTCGCGTCCATCTGGGCCGGCCGGGTAATCAATCAAACTGGAGTGTATGCGATCGTTGGATCAATCGGGGTATGTATAAATAGCGGTTGTGCGTTCGTGTTCGTAACGGTGTCTTATTCGATCTACCGATTGGTACCCCATAAATTTGGAAACTGCCTTTTTTTGGAAAAAGACACAGGAGGGGCCTTGAAGGACCCCGAGAGCTGCAGTTATATTTTCATCGGTGGGTACAAATTAAAAAAGAGCCCTAAAGAAAAAGTGAAAGTACAACATAGCCCTGGCTAATTGCAAAAAGGACCTTAAAAGTATGACAGGAAAAGCAATCGGATCCCCTGTCCTCTCCACCGTGTCTGAGCCTCCATCGTCGACGCCTCGACtccaccggggacgaaccacttggtgtTGAGGAAGTGCTGGTTCTAGCAAGAAGCTCTAAGGACGGCCTCCGCACTAAATGTTGAGTAGAACACCATCTAGGCGTCTAGAAGGGGCAGCCCTTACGGCCAAAGATCGCGACAACGCTCATGGCCGCCGCGTGGTTCGCTTGTTGTTGCAGCATGAGCCAGTCCCGCCACATTGAAGAAGCAGAGGAAATCTTGGTGCTTCGCCTGTTCCCCTCACCACCATGGCCAGCCGAAAGAGGCTCCACGCATTGAGGTGGCCACCAACTGTGGCTTTATTGAAGGAGACGTTGCCCGTCTCGGTTGCACCATGCTCCGACCAGAGGAGCGGAAGAGCAAGAAAGATGAACCCTAAATCGCCCCATATTTGGCTGTCAAGATCCCGAGCTACGCTCCACCTACCGGGCATGAAGCCCACTACTAGCACACGGCCGCACACCCTACTACTACCCGCCCCAACTCCCCATATCCATGTCGGACGCCAGCATCATCGGGGGAGAGGTGAGATGAGAACGGGGGAGACCTAGCAGCTCTCAAGGGgatgaggtggagagagagaacGTGGATGGAAAAATGAGAGTGTTGAGAGAGTTTCTGTTTGGAAAATTCCTGTGGTCGATCCTCTTGTACTACCCCCGTTCACATATGGGCGTTCACATATGGGTGTACGTATAAATAGTGATTGTGCGTTTGAAAAACTACTAGATGTTGTCTAAATTTCTCTATTAGAGCAAGTTCAGCATAACTCGGAACTCCTATATTTTCCTTCCTACATGTTTATGTAGGAGACAACCCTAAAAAGATTTGTTCCCTACATTTTGTCTAGTTCCAGCAGCTCCCTTATAGTATGATCTCCCCTATATCAcatttatatatatatttaaGCAATATTTTGCAACTAACTTGACACATATTGGACAAGAATATGACGCCAACTTGACAAATATTGTGCATCAATTGGACAACAATTTGACGGTATTAAATTTCCCTACTAAACCAATGCTAGTTCAGCTAGCACTGCGGCCGAGAGGAATAAGTGAACCAACGAAACATATGGTACTAGAAGGAACGCAATTTATAGCCCAAGTCAACAACAACTGCATCACCCTCTTGTTCTCTGTCCCAGCTCGTGCTCCTTCTCGCGTCGCCTAGGACTGCCACTCACCCCTCACCTCCCTCTCTTCTTACTCTCGTTCTCAGCCCGAGCTGCCCCTCACCCCTCTCCTCTTCCTCATATCCGGCCGCGAGGTGCCCatcccctcctccaccaccggcctAGGCGCCCCTCCCTGCTCCTCCACCACTGTCTGAGAGCCTCCCCCTtgagctccttcttcctctgctatacctcctcatccccttccctcccctctccccaccATGACCGATCTGGAGCTCAATTTTGacaaaattgaagaagaagaagaagaagagcgaaGACATACCTGACCGGGAGCTTGGTGGTGGGAGGAAGCTTCCCCGAGCGAGCCGTTGCTCTCCTCGGCGAATCGGGGGTGCCTCCACTGCCCCGATACGTAGGAGAGTGGGGGTGTCTGGGTTGGGGGCACCGATGTTTCAGAGGAGGGGTAGGGGTGCTGCTGGAGCGTGTTTTCCCCCTCTATCTCCCATATATTTCATGTTGGGGGCGGTTTAGGGTACCTACTGGACTTGCTCTTACAACGATTGCATGATTTTAAGGAATGCCAATATCACACTTTCTGCAACCACAAGTTCTAGCTCTGAGGTCAACTCCATGCGCTTCAAGCTCATTGGTGCTAACTTGCCACAACCCTAGATAAGCATTCTCAGTAGTGCATCCTCTTAAATACCTTTTGGTCTCTTCTAATTTGTTAGAGTAGAAGGGTGTAATAGCCAGTGGCGGACGCAGAAAAAAATTGAAGGGTGGGCACACTTCAATTTTTTTTGCACTACacattttcaataaaaaaaggCCAAATAAATATTCCCTCCGTGTCAGAATTTTGACAAATAAATATTTAGAACAGAGGAAATTGCAATAGTATTGAAAAAAATTCCGACTCATCTTTTTAGAATTTAATCAACTCACCTTTTTTTATATCTTGTGACAAATACTTTCTAGATGACAATCTACCAAAAATAAATTGAAAAGTATTGATATATTTTTTGACAAAAAGTAGTGATGGAATTGGTTTAGCTAAGGAGGGATAACACCTTGATTTAATAGAGACCAAATAAATAGCgtattcagattttttttaataGAGACCATGGTTTAATAAAACTTTAGGTCTTAGTGTATTCAGATCTTTTTAACTTTTGTAGTTCGATTAAGTGCTAATCTGCTATACGGTTTGAAAATAAAAACGAGCTACCTATCTAGCTTGTGCCAATTGATTTGGATTCATAGATGCATGCATGGGCAGAAGCGACGAGGCACGCACGAAAGTAGCGGTGGTGTGATGCGTGCTTTGGGCGTACGTTAACAGGCTGAAAGCGATCCGTGCCTATACCAAACGTGCTACGATGTCACCTCGCTGGCCCAACACGTTTGTCGCTCGCGAGAATGTAGTCGCTGGCCCAGAAGACGGGTAGTCAGCATTTTCTGCAGAATttagggtgggccacggcccactTGGCCCACCCTGTGCGTACGCCCATGACAGTGGCGGACGCAGAAAAAATTGAAGGGTGGGCacacttcaattttttttttgcactacACCTTTTCAATAAAAAAAAGGCCAAATAAATATTCCCTCCGTGTCAGAATTTTGACAAATAATTATTTAGAAACAGAGGAAATTGCAATAGTATTGAAAAAAAATTCCGACTCATCTTTTTAGAATTTAATCAACTCACCTTTTTTTATATCTTGTGACAAATACTTTCTAGATGACAATCTACCAGAAATAAATTGAAAAGTATTGATATATTTTTTGACAAAAAGTAGTGATGGAATTGGTTTAGCTAAGGAGGGATAACACCTTGATTTAATAGAGACCAAATAAATAGTgtattcagattttttttaataGAGACCATGGTTTAATAAAACTTTAGGTCTTAGTGTATTCGGATCTTTTTAACTTTTGTAGTTCGATTAAGTGCTAATCTGCTATACGGTTTGAAAATAAAAACGAGCTACCTATCTAGCTTGTGCCAATTGATTTGGATTCATAGATGCATGCATGGGCAGAAGCGACAAGGCGCGCACGAAAGTAGCGGTGGTGTGATGCGTGCTTTGGGCGTACGTTAACAGGCTGAAAGCGATCCGTGCCTATACCAAACGTGCTACGATGTCACCTCGCTGGCCCAACACGTTTGTCGCTCGCGAGAATGTAGTCGCTGGCCCAGAAGACGGGTAGTCAGCATTTTCTGCAGAATttagggtgggccacggcccaccaGGCCCACCCTGCGCGTACGCCCATGGGTATTTTCACCCATGACCATAGCGTCGCTCCGTACTAGTGTATTTTGTTTAAAATGATTCCTTATCAACCATCAACTCCCATCTAACCCATCTCGCACAACTTCACAGTATCTATCTAGGTACTCAGGGATTATTAAAAGCTCCTTAGTattcatttgtttatttgttgtGTAATTGTTAAGCATATCATGCTTGTTTGAATTTGCTTGTTCATAGTCTATTAATGCCGCTTATTAATTATTAATTTAATTGTTTTTATTGAGTAtaatacttattaaatacatgataTGATCATATCTATTTGTTCATAGTCTATAAATGTCATCATTATTTGGTTTAAATCTGGTATTTATGTTGTAGATATCGAATTTATTGACTCTCAACCTCCAACCACCATTACTTCACACTATTTAATGAGACAATTCTAGACATCACCATTCACTTTTGGTCAGAATTTCAAAATGGAAAAGTCCTCTCAACAAATTGCATCATGTTTTGTGCTAGTTCTTGGTAGTGCAATGGTAGGAGGATGTTGTACTTCTAACAAAGAGGTAATTCCATATCCATAGGCATGCATTATTAATTTTTCAATCATTCTTCACTTTCTTCCTAAATTCTTTATATCTCATGGAAAAACTAAAGGAGAAAAACCTCACAATGCAATGGCCCTTACAAATTCATCCAGCCAATGGAGAACAAGTCTCTCCTCAAGATTCAACAAACTACATGCATCATGTGAGTATTGGGCatgtatcatatatgttattactatatattttattatctatgttGTAATTTTGATTTTTGTAGAATGACCTCAGATGAATAGTCTTTTGGCAGTTCGCAGTTCAAATATGGGATCGAAGGATATATGGTAAAAGTTATTACGGGGTAGAAGTTACAATGGATGTTTATGACTTTTATTTACAACCTGAACAACATAGCTCTGCTTCAATTTGGATCTATGATATGGGAGATGGAAGACAAACTTCGATTACTGGATTTGTACTTGGATGGCATGTAAGTAATTACTTTTATTCACAATAATTTTGAAGTACTAATTTATTTAGTTAACTAGGTCTACCTTATTGTTCACACCGCCTTGCTTGAAGAAAATTATCATTTCCCTTATTTATCTTCTCCTCCATCTCTTTTGTGAATGGGTTCTTCTATCAACCTAGCAAGTCCCCTTGTCATAGATCTTCGTGTTTGATGACTAATTGCCTTGACAATGTCTTGTGATGTGACGTTATCCCGGTAGAAAAATAATGcagggcaggaccagcaacggcgGTGCTAGGATAAAAGCATAGAGGGGGCCAAGTTTTTTTTCGAGCAAGAGGGCCAGCTAGATTTTTTTACATTAGGGCTAGGTAGAATTTTTTTTACATTAGGGCCTGGTAGATAATTTAGTACCAAATCCCTGCCTAGTTTTTCCTTTTGAGATTCAAATCTCGGCTAGTTGAGAGGATGCTTTTAGGGGTTGCTAGTTGACATTGACATGATGCCTATTTTTATAGGAAGTGCGTTGCTTTTTTTAAGGGAAGGAAGTACATGACTTTTTTTTAGAGAAGAAAGGACATGACTCAATCTACTTTATTATTTTTATGGGCCTAGAGTTAAAAGACTTCAGTATACACCGACGGGTCAACTAAACAGCAAACAAGCCTGACTCCTGCATAGGCCCATGCCATGCGGTCGTAACTTGCATCGTCTTACTCACCAGCCGAACGAGTCGCTCTCCTCCAGATCTCATGGCCGATGTTCGGGGGCGCAAGCAAGTTTAAACCTATGCCCCTGGGAAGCTGCGGCATAGGGAGGGCTCTCGTCCCTGCTGGTCCCCCTAGCTCTGCAAGTGGGaccttctcccccccccccccgctactCTGAATATAATAAATGTTCCCGTATCTCTTCATGCTAGTATGGAAAGAGTTGCCATTTTCTAACGGTGTGTAAAATAGGGTGACGTCAGTCTTCTCTTAGAGCCTTCCCTTAAAATTGCAACCTTGATTTTTTTCTTAGTGAGAGGAGTATTTTGCATCTAGGATTTATTACCGAAGGACTACAAAATCCATATAAGAGGCTTATCTTAAAGGTCCAACCGGGAAAATAGAGTTTGTTCGTCACATTTCTTAAACCGCTAACCCAAAGGAAGGCAATCATTTTTTTCGTGGAAAGCAACCTTCCATACAACTAAAGAGCACAATTTATAATTGTTGACAGACTTATTGAGAATTTATGTAGGGGCAAGAAGAACTAAAAGCCCATTTCATGCAAATTTATGAatatggggattagaagattcatGAGCAAATGAATTGTGGTGGAAATTTCCAAGAGTAGATTATAATTGTATATGTTACTAGGTGTCTAGGTGTTAGTACCAGCTCTCTTGCACATTTTCATACATTTACCTTATTTACTTTTTTTAATTAATAAACATAAATATTGCGACGATGTCTGATTTGTAGGTTACTCCACCACTATGGGGATTTTTCCATTACTTTCTTACCATTGAGGATTTTCAAGAAGCCCTTAACATAAACATTTTTTAAACACCGTTCCTTCAGGAATCTAACATGCATGGTCTCCTACCATCAATTTATTTGCACGGTCACCTTTAGCATAATAGTGATATATCATGAAAATATATTTAgctgtattttttattttttataattcTCTTTGAATTGATACTAAAAGGGAAATTACTTTGGTAGGTAGGAGTACACTTCTTTTCTCTTCTAAAACTTTCAGAAAAACGTGTAGTGGTAGTGGTCTCCTGAAGGAAATCTTCTTTCTTCCGGAGTATTAGAAGTTCTAAGAATAAAACATGTTAATAATGTGTATTTGAATATTTAATTATGAACTTATGACACATCtgtgttttttaattttttgattcATTGAAGTATTAATACCTAGCTCTTCTGTGTTTTTTGCACAGGTTCATCCAGCACTCTACAAGGATTCTGATACACACTTTGTTACATGGTGGCCCGTAAGTGTTCACTGAATACCACCCGCTATTTCAACATTAATTCAAGCAATATTTCATAAACGATCTCCAGTATTGTATCGTGATCTGATGTATTCTTGGTGCTAAGAATCAAAGTTTGTTTTTATTCAAATAGCTCCAACATTATGCAACTTATGTGATAATTGACCAAATTGGTATAGattatttcggtataaacataatATGAATCAAATGCTTGTGCCGAAATTTTGCGTAAACATCAGCGGACAACAAAGAATCGACTGACAACAGATCAAACTAAATGGCCATTTTATCATGTATAGTTCCTGGTTAAATAGTTCTCAGTAATCTTGATATCCAAATTGTGTGAGATTTCAGCCTTACGTACTTCAGGACTTCTGTTTTCATACCATCACAGGGTAATGGATCGCATCCAGGGGGTTGCTACAACAGCCAATGTCCTGGTTTTGTAAGGACAGGTTCTAGTATAGCTCCTGGTGATGTAATTAATCCAGTGTCCGAAGTTATGGGTAAAAAGCAATACATAACAATCAGGGCGTCCAAGGTAAGCATTCTATTGAAGTTTTTTCTAAAATAAGTATAGCTAATGACTCTAAGAACCCATCATGTTCGACTATTAACAACTAATGAAGTTGCTCATCATATTTGATATTTCAATACATATAGAGATAATTCTCTAGTTACGGTTTTGTTATATGAACGAAT contains:
- the LOC124695113 gene encoding uncharacterized protein LOC124695113, whose product is MQWPLQIHPANGEQVSPQDSTNYMHHFAVQIWDRRIYGKSYYGVEVTMDVYDFYLQPEQHSSASIWIYDMGDGRQTSITGFVLGWHVHPALYKDSDTHFVTWWPGNGSHPGGCYNSQCPGFVRTGSSIAPGDVINPVSEVMGKKQYITIRASKHKSSGDWQIYYGFNGPAQLVGYFPKSLFPKLEKNQFNIALPILSMECYSLMRLLLLVIVFLMSYPLYIQEAEVRKPFALLKTDCSTK